From Taeniopygia guttata chromosome 3, bTaeGut7.mat, whole genome shotgun sequence:
CCAGGTTTGGTATCTGGCACAATGAGCAGGTTGTCCCCTAAGCCTCCTGATGGCAGCCCCCAGCCTTTACCTGAACACGAAAGGTGGGCACATGCATTCCGTGTCTGGAGAAGTCTTTGTAACCATAGCTCGTATCCTCAAAGTGGCGAGACACATCTCTTGTTGCTGCAGATTCTTCATCTTCTGTTAATGTCAAATAGAATTTCACACAATTTGGAAAGAACAAATTGGAAGTGTATGAGCAGAACTCCTGCAGAAGAATGGGTCTCTGTGCTTTTTAATCAAAAATACATTGTCACTGGACTACTTGTATTAAGATTCTCTGGTACAGCTTTGTGACTGCAGCTATGGTGTTCAGAGGCAACTCCATGAAAAAcactcaggtttttttttacagacaAACATCTTTTTTGCCCTTCTGTTGTACTGCAGTCTTCACCCTGAATCTAGGGGACGTCTTCCCCCTAACTCAAGAGGTCTGTAAAAATGTCAGGGGAAAAATCTGGTTTGGAACAGAGCTTATTAAAAGAGAGACTTCGAGACTCTCATGCCAAGTGTGTCTCAGAGGAAATTGTATTGAAGAGTCCATTACAACCCTAAACTTTTAACAGATTAAGTATTGTCTCTCAGTCATCTGAAAAGTAATGTTTCATACACTTAAATAGCAAAGCACATCAAGTGTCTTGTTTTAGAGGATCTTGCAAGATGCTTAAATATCCTGTGAAACTTCTAAAACTCTCCAGAGAGAGTCCATTTCTTCTGGAGATTTCTGTTAAACACAATTTTGGTCAGAGAGTGTTTTGGCGTGTCCGTGAGCAGCCACGAATCTTGGCACTACTTATCTTTTAAGTGTTCCTGAGAGAAAACAAGGCATCCCTAATCTTGATTCCTTCAAAGAAATGATAATGTTTGTGTGACATCTAATAGcacttcttttcccttttgcaGGAATATTTCCACAAATAATTTGGAAAAGTCTTAATAAATACATATACAGACTACATCTGCACTACCTGAAGAGCACACAAACAtgctttctctcttctctctttcaaaaCGTGTGGCCATCTCTTCTTGGCTGGCTTCCTCTTCATCTctgcactcctgcagctgcttcatCTTCTCCATAAGAGCTTCAACTTCACAGACAGACTCTGTAGActaaaaagaagagaaagacatTTCAATTTCATGCAACAGGAACTGACAATGATGGCAGAAATTGCCAAGCCAGAAAGTTTAAACACAACTGAAGTCCTTTACATctttaaataaagatttttcaAAGAACACAGTTTTTGAAAGAAACCTGTACTGACACAATGGCTTACATTTAGTCATCATCTTTTCTTAATTAGACCCCTGGTATTTTTAGTATGATTTAATAATCACAGCATTTTGGAACGAGTTGTTCTCACACTAAAATTAGTTTCTCTTAGTCTAAATGCTCAGCAACTGAAAAACAAGGAGCTGTAACAGAAATTCTGATAGAGGAAGTAACCACAATTTACCACCCAActgtatttttctcctcctctgctcaCAGAGCAGAGTATAAATGCAGATTTAATGAAGTCTCAAAAGAAAGCCAGTGCAAGATAATCGTCTTTCACAACAGTTGTTTTAACACCGCAAGAATTCAGTAACTGATCTTGTAAACATTCATCAGCACCAAAGTAGAGtaaaattatctttaatttATACAGTTCTGCCCCTTTCCTCCCTGCCTTCTGCAGTTTGGTCCTTCAGAGAGCCAGCAAGCTCCATCAAACAAATTTAAATGCCACCCACACCACTGCAGTAAAATATCACAGGCAAGAATTTTGCAGTGAGAAGGCTCTCATGGCTGTTCTTAAACCAACACTTAGTTCACATAATTCTTTTCACCAAGTCCAGATCAGCATaactgctgcaggcaggagagagTGTTTTAAAGAGAGTCACAAAGTTGTGAAATCTGTTAAAAATGGTCCATTGTGTGATGCATGACAAACACCTCAAGGCAAAAAAGTCAGAGCCTGAAACCAAAGGAAGAGCCAACTTTCCACTGCACTGATGAAAAAAAGCATTCCTGGCCACTGCTGCTCAGGACACTGTCATGAACTAGCTGAGGCTGGGACTCATCGAAGTTCATCTTTATGtatgacaggcagggaaaaaaaagacaacagaGATTATGAGATTGTGTCTGCTTCTGCCTTTGGTAGCTTTCCCCAGCTTCCAGGTATCATTTCAGCTCCTCCCAAATGCATTTGCTTCAATACCCACATCTGGATTAGGCCCATCAACCCCACTctcaaaagaatgaaaagagaCAGGCACCCTCCACGTATTAAGTTTACAAAGAAATGACTGTTGTTGGAAGAGATTGTTTGTTCAGACAGACACTTACTGGAATACTTCCAGCTGGGCTGGCATGGATTTCATCCACCCCGTGGTAGCCATTTGTTATATCACATATGCAATAGTTACTGACAGAGGGGGGCCTGAAGGTGTGACCCCCTTCACAGTCGATCTCTGGGCTGATCCCACAGCCAAACGTGAAGGAAGCAAGGGAGTGGTAGTGTGTAAGGAGAACGACTGCATGGATCAGCTCTGCCAGGGACCAGCTGTTCTCTTCTGTCTTCAGaagttgctttaaaaataatggaaaacaaaagtATTAAAGTAATTCACTTGACCCCACCTTAATGCAGTTTATCAACACACTGCTTTGTCAgctaaaattacttttctgacATCCAAACATGCTTCCTAACTCTCTGCTGCCATTAGTGTGCTCAGTGACCTGCTAGACACAGACCTGCATGGTTACGCCACAAAGGACACAGcttctctcccctctctgtccctggGCAGTTGAGTAAGTTGGAGTTTCTGTTTTGCACCATGTGGTTTCTATCGAGGCCATACTGACTTGCATTGAAATTTCACACCTCTGATGAAGGTGCAGCCACAACTGTTGCATGTTTGTTCAAATGGTCTTTACAACATCAGAAAAGCCAGGCAACTCCTTGCAGATCAGCTGTGTAAAAATCTGGCACAGGctccctccaccttgtccctgTGGGTGGAATGCTCTAGATTCGACAAGAAGCTTCAAACCCCAACTTCCCCTTCAGGCAGGAAAGTGTGGGAGGTTTGGGGCCTTCTGGCAAAGCCTGTGCCCTCCCCCACAGCACAGCGTCCTGCCTCAGCTGGACCTGCCACCACCTCTCAGCCGGCCAGGCAGCACGGAGGAAGTCCCAGCACCCACGTGCTCCttgctgcaggcacagaggaGAGCAGAAGGGGTGGAAGAAGCAGCCCCTTGGTGGTTTGTTGGTGCTGCAGTCCTGGCTGTCCTATACCACCACCActcccctggcagctctgccagcctgttCTCTCCATCCCACCTGAAAACTTATCACTTGAACTGGCAGCAAGCCAGACAAAAATGTGGTGGCTGGTGTTCTGCCTGACCTCTGGCAGCATCTCAGAAACACCCGGGGGTTCTAACTACTGAAAGTGCACAGCTTGAGGAGGGAGgtgcacacctgggcacataGTCACTGCACCAACAGAATTCCAACACGACAGAGAAATTTCAGGCTGTTGTAAATTAAATTTGTTACTCATTTAACAGCCGTTATCCTGTTAGTTTTACACAACAGGGCACAAGTGATACtagatcatgcagtgatgtaGCACTGAAATCAAAGTCATACCACAGAACATCTTTCACCCTGTCTGACTCTGAATCCCAAGAATCTGTGGTTGCTTTACTGAAAAAAGGGGACATTCACATTACTCCATGAAAGACCTACCTCAATATGTTCCTTGGTGATAAGCCAGGGTCGGTGAGCCAACATTTTGTTCAGTTCTCCTAAATTCTGCAATTTTTGAGGTGCGTTTTCCAGACCATTCAACCATTTAGGGTCTCCACCAACATGAAGGAAGTCATTCACGTGGAGGTTAACAAGGTAAGAGCACTGATGTCGTGCTGCAGCCTAGAAAGGAAAACAGTGTGATACAGAAACAATTACAGAAAGTTAGTACTTTATGACAAATACCATGAGGCATCATTTCCTCAAAACATCCAAGAATAAGACTTGCACTGATCAAAGACTCaataaaaaaagatttctgAGATTAACACATCAGCTTGTTTTGAGTATTGTTCTCGCAACATAAATATCCCTTGTTCATACACACGATCATTATGCTGGCTACAGGTAGAAATACAGACATGGATTTACTGCATGTCCTGAAGCAAGTAATCCATACTGCATCCTGTTCCCCAGAGGGAAGACGCTGTCTCTAGCTGCATCTTTACCAGCAACAATCAAAAGCGGGTGTTAGATTGCATATGGCAGGAGAGACTATGGGCAGCTTCTCAGCAAAGAAAGGCTCAGTATCATTTACTCCAACCCTTTCTACATCAAATTAAGACGCAGCCCAAATCTTTAATTCAACTTCAGTAAGCAAAGATCATTGAATTGGCATATTAAAAGTTAGAAATCAACCACTTTTGGCAGAAAACTTGCTCAGAATTTACATATTCAGAA
This genomic window contains:
- the SESN1 gene encoding sestrin-1 isoform X4, translated to MHTLFAESFATLGRLDNVTLVMVFHPQYLESFLKTQHYLLQMDGPLPLHYRHYIGIMAAARHQCSYLVNLHVNDFLHVGGDPKWLNGLENAPQKLQNLGELNKMLAHRPWLITKEHIEQLLKTEENSWSLAELIHAVVLLTHYHSLASFTFGCGISPEIDCEGGHTFRPPSVSNYCICDITNGYHGVDEIHASPAGSIPSTESVCEVEALMEKMKQLQECRDEEEASQEEMATRFEREKRESMFVCSSEDEESAATRDVSRHFEDTSYGYKDFSRHGMHVPTFRVQDYSWEDHGYSLVNRLYPDVGQLLDEKFHIAYNLTYNTMAMHKDVDTSMLRRAIWNYIHCMFGIRYDDYDYGEINQLLDRSFKVYIKTVVCTPEKTTKRMYDSFWRQFEHSEKVHVNLLLVEARMQAELLYALRAITRYMT